The following proteins come from a genomic window of Sebastes fasciatus isolate fSebFas1 chromosome 6, fSebFas1.pri, whole genome shotgun sequence:
- the specc1la gene encoding cytospin-A isoform X1, producing the protein MKKSVRPAVSKVSGDRGKAEATATAGTGKPAAKTSTTAPLSKVKSNDDLLAAMAGGNPASSNAVNKTKRTASIGTSGSNLDSKPKTALGTSSKRTTSSISKEPNSSRDRLRTSRTSANKKQLVSGSVVGDVASGKRSRNQILAESDGRMSKSKSDGQISDKVALETKVKDLLGLAKSKDVEILHLRSELRDMRAQLGLGEKEAAQQEEAGEEEEEEEEEEEEEKPQVSAITAADVESTLILLQEQNQAIREELNLLKSENRMLKDRLNALGFSLEQRLDASDKLFNYASLSPDLAVGSRQSDGGGTGTLTSSVEGSAPGSLEDLLTGHQHGGSADNLDSESSEVYQAVTSSDDALDAPSGASSSSESECAPSRARSRRGSSDNASEVSVACLTERIHQMEENQHSTAEELQATLQELADLQQITQELNGENERLGEEKVILMDSLCQQSDKLELYGRQIEYLRSLLDDHHISYGLEEDIKSGRYMELEQRYGDLADNARFEREQLLGVQQHLSNTLKMAEQDNAEAQEMIGALKERNHQMERIMESERQGRAAMGAALEEYKAAVSNDQAELSRCRAQLDQERQRVAELYSLHTAGDKNDICQLLEGVRLGKEEAEAKAAKLQEELEQAHSELTRLQEAFSKLDREYRDFQEHVQQQMAEQERVLEKQRVELQEKDSEIADMKETIFELEDEVEQHRALKLHDNLIITDLENSVKKLQDHKHDMEREIKILHRKLREESMEWRQFQADLQTAVVIANDIKSEAQEEIGDLRRRLLETQEKNEKLCKELDEVKSRKQDEERGRVYNYMNAVERDLAALRQGMGLSRRSSTSSEPSPTVKTLIKSFDSASQGPPSNGSASVTPTASAAPLPRTPLSPSPMKTPPAAAVSPIQRHSISGSMSAAKPLSSLSDKRPSYTDITMPADHLLRGTSASRPPSVLQRVSNMDSTKTISVSRRSSEEIKRDMSASDASSTSLMAMSAASSPLSLSSSSPTASITPTARSRLREERKDPLSALAREYGGSKRNALLKWCQKKTEGYQNIDITNFSSSWNDGLAFCAVLHTYLPAHIPYQELTSQEKRRNFTLAFQAAESVGIKCTLDINEMVHTERPDWQSVMTYVTAIYKYFET; encoded by the exons ATGAAGAAGTCGGTCCGGCCAGCGGTGAGTAAGGTGAGCGGAGATCGTGGGAAGGCCGAGGCCACGGCTACCGCTGGGACTGGAAAGCCTGCAGCCAAGACTAGCACCACTGCACCTCTGTCTAAG GTGAAAAGCAATGATGATCTTTTAGCAGCTATGGCCGGAGGGAATCCTGCATCAAGTAATGCAGTCAACAAGACCAAGAGGACTGCCTCCATAGGGACTAGTGGCAGCAACCTCGACAGCAAGCCAAAGACGGCGTTGG GTACTTCATCCAAGCGTACGACCTCTTCGATTTCCAAGGAGCCAAATTCATCACGAGATCGTCTCCGGACATCCAGGACCTCAGCCAATAAGAAGCAGTTGGTATCAGGGAGTGTAGTGGGGGATGTAGCCTCAGGGAAGCGCTCTCGCAACCAGATCCTGGCAGAGTCTGATGGCCGTATGAGCAAGTCTAAATCAGACGGCCAGATCAGTGATAAGGTAGCTCTGGAGACCAAAGTGAAAGACCTGTTGGGTTTGGCTAAAAGCAAAGATGTGGAGATCCTCCACCTTCGCAGTGAGCTGAGGGACATGAGGGCCCAGCTTGGCTTGGGAGAGAAGGAAGCAGCGCAGCAGGAAGAAGCtggcgaggaggaggaagaggaggaggaggaggaggaggaggaaaagccCCAGGTCTCAGCCATCACAGCAGCTGATGTGGAGTCCACTCTGATTCTCTTACAAGAGCAGAACCAGGCCATCAGAGAGGAGCTCAACCTGCTAAAGAGTGAGAATCGAATGCTAAAAGACCGACTCAATGCGCTGGGCTTCTCTCTGGAGCAGAGGCTGGATGCCTCTGACAAGCTGTTCAACTACGCCTCCCTGAGCCCGGACCTGGCAGTAGGCAGCAGGCAGAGTGATGGGGGAGGAACCGGGACACTGACCTCCTCAGTGGAAGGCTCCGCTCCCGGCTCCCTGGAGGATCTGCTCACAGGACACCAGCATGGAGGCTCAGCAGACAACCTCGACAGTGAATCTAGCGAGGTCTACCAGGCCGTCACCTCCAGTGATGATGCTCTGGACGCCCCCTCTGGAGCTTCCTCATCATCTGAATCGGAGTGCGCGCCGAGCAGGGCGCGCTCACGGAGGGGCAGCAGTGACAATGCCAGCGAGGTGTCAGTGGCCTGTCTGACAGAGCGCATCCACCAGATGGAGGAGAACCAGCACAGCACTGCTGAGGAGCTCCAGGCAACATTACAGGAgctggctgacctgcagcaGATAACCCAGGAGCTGAACGGAGAGAACGAGCGGCTAGGTGAAGAGAAGGTGATCCTCATGGACTCCCTGTGCCAGCAGAGCGACAAGCTGGAGCTGTACGGTCGACAGATCGAGTACCTGCGTTCTCTGctggatgaccatcatatatcGTACGGACTAGAGGAGGACATCAAGAGTGGCCGCTACATGGAGCTGGAGCAGCGCTACGGAGACCTGGCAGACAATGCCCGCTTTGAGAGAGAACAGCTGCTGGGGGTTCAACAACACCTGTCTAACACTCTGAAGATGGCTGAACAGGACAACGCTGAGGCCCAAGAGATGATCGGAGCGTTGAAAGAGAGGAACCACCAGATGGAGCGCATCATGGAGTCAGAGAGACAGGGTCGAGCTGCCATGGGGGCCGCACTTGAAGAGTACAAGGCAGCAGTGAGCAATGACCAGGCGGAGCTGAGCCGCTGCAGAGCCCAGCTGGACCAGGAGAGGCAGAGGGTTGCCGAGCTGTACTCTCTTCACACCGCAGGGGACAAAAATGACATCTGCCAACTGCTGGAAGGAGTTCGTCTGGGGAAAGAAGAGGCGGAGGCCAAGGCGGCAAAGTTGCAGGAGGAGCTGGAACAAGCCCACAGTGAACTCACTCGGCTGCAGGAGGCTTTCAGTAAG CTGGACAGGGAATACAGAGACTTCCAGGAGCACGTGCAGCAGCAGATGGCCGAGCAGGAGCGCGTCCTGGAGAAGCAGCGCGTGGAGCTGCAGGAGAAAGACAGTGAAATCGCAGACATGAAGGAAACCATCTTTGAGCTGGAGGATGAGGTGGAGCAGCACCGAGCTCTTAAACTCCACGACAACCTCATCATCACAGACCTGGAGA actccgtgaagaagcTGCAGGACCATAAGCacgacatggagagagagattaaGATTCTTCACCGCAAACTGAGG GAGGAGTCGATGGAGTGGCGTCAGTTCCAGGCTGATCTACAGACAGCTGTCGTCATTGCTAATGACATCAAGTCCGAAGCACAGGAGGAGATTGGAGACCTGCGGCGGCGGCTGCTGGAAACCCAGGAGAAGAACGAGAAGCTGTGCAAGGAGCTGGACGAGGTCAAGAGTCGCAA GCAGGACGAGGAGAGAGGCAGAGTGTATAACTACATGAATGCAGTGGAGAGGGACCTGGCTGCTCTCAGACAGGGGATGGGTCTGAGCCGACGATCCTCCACCTCCTCAGAGCCCTCGCCCACCGTCAAAACACTCATCAAGAGCTTCGATAGTGCCTCACAAG GTCCACCTTCCAATGGTAGCGCCTCTGTGACTCCAACAGCCTCGGCCGCTCCGCTACCACGCACCCCCCTCAGCCCCAGTCCCATGAAGACTCCCCCAGCAGCTGCTGTTTCACCCATCCag AGACACTCCATCAGTGGCTCCATGTCAGCAGCCAAGCCGCTCTCCTCTCTGAGTGATAAGAGGCCCAGCTACACAGACATCACCATGCCAG CTGATCACCTTCTCAGGGGAACCTCGGCCAGCCGGCCTCCGTCTGTTCTCCAGAGGGTCTCCAACATGGACTCCACCAAGACAATCTCAG TGTCCCGCCGGAGCAGTGAGGAGATAAAGAGGGACATGTCTGCTTCAGacgcctcctccacctccctgaTGGCTATGAGTGCTGCCTCCTCCCCGCtctccctgtcctcctcctctcccaccgCCTCCATCACCCCCACAGCACGCAGCCGTCTAAG agaagagaggaaggacCCGCTGTCAGCACTGGCCAGAGAGTATGGAGGCTCCAAGAGAAATGCTTTGCTAAAGTGGTGCCAGAAGAAGACTGAGGGTTATCAG
- the specc1la gene encoding cytospin-A isoform X2 produces the protein MKKSVRPAVSKVSGDRGKAEATATAGTGKPAAKTSTTAPLSKVKSNDDLLAAMAGGNPASSNAVNKTKRTASIGTSGSNLDSKPKTALGTSSKRTTSSISKEPNSSRDRLRTSRTSANKKQLVSGSVVGDVASGKRSRNQILAESDGRMSKSKSDGQISDKVALETKVKDLLGLAKSKDVEILHLRSELRDMRAQLGLGEKEAAQQEEAGEEEEEEEEEEEEEKPQVSAITAADVESTLILLQEQNQAIREELNLLKSENRMLKDRLNALGFSLEQRLDASDKLFNYASLSPDLAVGSRQSDGGGTGTLTSSVEGSAPGSLEDLLTGHQHGGSADNLDSESSEVYQAVTSSDDALDAPSGASSSSESECAPSRARSRRGSSDNASEVSVACLTERIHQMEENQHSTAEELQATLQELADLQQITQELNGENERLGEEKVILMDSLCQQSDKLELYGRQIEYLRSLLDDHHISYGLEEDIKSGRYMELEQRYGDLADNARFEREQLLGVQQHLSNTLKMAEQDNAEAQEMIGALKERNHQMERIMESERQGRAAMGAALEEYKAAVSNDQAELSRCRAQLDQERQRVAELYSLHTAGDKNDICQLLEGVRLGKEEAEAKAAKLQEELEQAHSELTRLQEAFSKLDREYRDFQEHVQQQMAEQERVLEKQRVELQEKDSEIADMKETIFELEDEVEQHRALKLHDNLIITDLENSVKKLQDHKHDMEREIKILHRKLREESMEWRQFQADLQTAVVIANDIKSEAQEEIGDLRRRLLETQEKNEKLCKELDEVKSRKQDEERGRVYNYMNAVERDLAALRQGMGLSRRSSTSSEPSPTVKTLIKSFDSASQGPPSNGSASVTPTASAAPLPRTPLSPSPMKTPPAAAVSPIQRHSISGSMSAAKPLSSLSDKRPSYTDITMPADHLLRGTSASRPPSVLQRVSNMDSTKTISVSRRSSEEIKRDMSASDASSTSLMAMSAASSPLSLSSSSPTASITPTARSRLREERKDPLSALAREYGGSKRNALLKWCQKKTEGYQNIDITNFSSSWNDGLAFCAVLHTYLPAHIPYQELTSQEKRRNFTLAFQAAESDINEMVHTERPDWQSVMTYVTAIYKYFET, from the exons ATGAAGAAGTCGGTCCGGCCAGCGGTGAGTAAGGTGAGCGGAGATCGTGGGAAGGCCGAGGCCACGGCTACCGCTGGGACTGGAAAGCCTGCAGCCAAGACTAGCACCACTGCACCTCTGTCTAAG GTGAAAAGCAATGATGATCTTTTAGCAGCTATGGCCGGAGGGAATCCTGCATCAAGTAATGCAGTCAACAAGACCAAGAGGACTGCCTCCATAGGGACTAGTGGCAGCAACCTCGACAGCAAGCCAAAGACGGCGTTGG GTACTTCATCCAAGCGTACGACCTCTTCGATTTCCAAGGAGCCAAATTCATCACGAGATCGTCTCCGGACATCCAGGACCTCAGCCAATAAGAAGCAGTTGGTATCAGGGAGTGTAGTGGGGGATGTAGCCTCAGGGAAGCGCTCTCGCAACCAGATCCTGGCAGAGTCTGATGGCCGTATGAGCAAGTCTAAATCAGACGGCCAGATCAGTGATAAGGTAGCTCTGGAGACCAAAGTGAAAGACCTGTTGGGTTTGGCTAAAAGCAAAGATGTGGAGATCCTCCACCTTCGCAGTGAGCTGAGGGACATGAGGGCCCAGCTTGGCTTGGGAGAGAAGGAAGCAGCGCAGCAGGAAGAAGCtggcgaggaggaggaagaggaggaggaggaggaggaggaggaaaagccCCAGGTCTCAGCCATCACAGCAGCTGATGTGGAGTCCACTCTGATTCTCTTACAAGAGCAGAACCAGGCCATCAGAGAGGAGCTCAACCTGCTAAAGAGTGAGAATCGAATGCTAAAAGACCGACTCAATGCGCTGGGCTTCTCTCTGGAGCAGAGGCTGGATGCCTCTGACAAGCTGTTCAACTACGCCTCCCTGAGCCCGGACCTGGCAGTAGGCAGCAGGCAGAGTGATGGGGGAGGAACCGGGACACTGACCTCCTCAGTGGAAGGCTCCGCTCCCGGCTCCCTGGAGGATCTGCTCACAGGACACCAGCATGGAGGCTCAGCAGACAACCTCGACAGTGAATCTAGCGAGGTCTACCAGGCCGTCACCTCCAGTGATGATGCTCTGGACGCCCCCTCTGGAGCTTCCTCATCATCTGAATCGGAGTGCGCGCCGAGCAGGGCGCGCTCACGGAGGGGCAGCAGTGACAATGCCAGCGAGGTGTCAGTGGCCTGTCTGACAGAGCGCATCCACCAGATGGAGGAGAACCAGCACAGCACTGCTGAGGAGCTCCAGGCAACATTACAGGAgctggctgacctgcagcaGATAACCCAGGAGCTGAACGGAGAGAACGAGCGGCTAGGTGAAGAGAAGGTGATCCTCATGGACTCCCTGTGCCAGCAGAGCGACAAGCTGGAGCTGTACGGTCGACAGATCGAGTACCTGCGTTCTCTGctggatgaccatcatatatcGTACGGACTAGAGGAGGACATCAAGAGTGGCCGCTACATGGAGCTGGAGCAGCGCTACGGAGACCTGGCAGACAATGCCCGCTTTGAGAGAGAACAGCTGCTGGGGGTTCAACAACACCTGTCTAACACTCTGAAGATGGCTGAACAGGACAACGCTGAGGCCCAAGAGATGATCGGAGCGTTGAAAGAGAGGAACCACCAGATGGAGCGCATCATGGAGTCAGAGAGACAGGGTCGAGCTGCCATGGGGGCCGCACTTGAAGAGTACAAGGCAGCAGTGAGCAATGACCAGGCGGAGCTGAGCCGCTGCAGAGCCCAGCTGGACCAGGAGAGGCAGAGGGTTGCCGAGCTGTACTCTCTTCACACCGCAGGGGACAAAAATGACATCTGCCAACTGCTGGAAGGAGTTCGTCTGGGGAAAGAAGAGGCGGAGGCCAAGGCGGCAAAGTTGCAGGAGGAGCTGGAACAAGCCCACAGTGAACTCACTCGGCTGCAGGAGGCTTTCAGTAAG CTGGACAGGGAATACAGAGACTTCCAGGAGCACGTGCAGCAGCAGATGGCCGAGCAGGAGCGCGTCCTGGAGAAGCAGCGCGTGGAGCTGCAGGAGAAAGACAGTGAAATCGCAGACATGAAGGAAACCATCTTTGAGCTGGAGGATGAGGTGGAGCAGCACCGAGCTCTTAAACTCCACGACAACCTCATCATCACAGACCTGGAGA actccgtgaagaagcTGCAGGACCATAAGCacgacatggagagagagattaaGATTCTTCACCGCAAACTGAGG GAGGAGTCGATGGAGTGGCGTCAGTTCCAGGCTGATCTACAGACAGCTGTCGTCATTGCTAATGACATCAAGTCCGAAGCACAGGAGGAGATTGGAGACCTGCGGCGGCGGCTGCTGGAAACCCAGGAGAAGAACGAGAAGCTGTGCAAGGAGCTGGACGAGGTCAAGAGTCGCAA GCAGGACGAGGAGAGAGGCAGAGTGTATAACTACATGAATGCAGTGGAGAGGGACCTGGCTGCTCTCAGACAGGGGATGGGTCTGAGCCGACGATCCTCCACCTCCTCAGAGCCCTCGCCCACCGTCAAAACACTCATCAAGAGCTTCGATAGTGCCTCACAAG GTCCACCTTCCAATGGTAGCGCCTCTGTGACTCCAACAGCCTCGGCCGCTCCGCTACCACGCACCCCCCTCAGCCCCAGTCCCATGAAGACTCCCCCAGCAGCTGCTGTTTCACCCATCCag AGACACTCCATCAGTGGCTCCATGTCAGCAGCCAAGCCGCTCTCCTCTCTGAGTGATAAGAGGCCCAGCTACACAGACATCACCATGCCAG CTGATCACCTTCTCAGGGGAACCTCGGCCAGCCGGCCTCCGTCTGTTCTCCAGAGGGTCTCCAACATGGACTCCACCAAGACAATCTCAG TGTCCCGCCGGAGCAGTGAGGAGATAAAGAGGGACATGTCTGCTTCAGacgcctcctccacctccctgaTGGCTATGAGTGCTGCCTCCTCCCCGCtctccctgtcctcctcctctcccaccgCCTCCATCACCCCCACAGCACGCAGCCGTCTAAG agaagagaggaaggacCCGCTGTCAGCACTGGCCAGAGAGTATGGAGGCTCCAAGAGAAATGCTTTGCTAAAGTGGTGCCAGAAGAAGACTGAGGGTTATCAG